The following coding sequences are from one Leptospira stimsonii window:
- the lsa23 gene encoding surface adhesion protein Lsa23, giving the protein MFFRRILILSLFLFWISNCEIGKNDLPHFTGNPECSLEELPVFAQPANDIEDGNSLEAVYCSARETSSGKRIELSLVFRDERHPSAWKDFVYRIYRKFRYGRSKDIESLRVQFSKTGEWSAIHLKNVYGGDQSFDADPVKHLDSILKPDLLKHDQKRPILYVNTWNHMFSETDRNPNLEKKILTEFEIRFGTREDLDGFYGGK; this is encoded by the coding sequence ATGTTCTTTCGACGAATTCTTATCCTTTCTCTTTTTCTCTTCTGGATTTCCAATTGTGAAATCGGAAAAAACGACCTTCCCCACTTTACGGGAAATCCCGAATGTTCTTTAGAAGAACTCCCGGTCTTTGCCCAACCCGCAAACGATATCGAAGACGGAAATTCTTTGGAAGCCGTCTATTGCTCCGCGAGGGAAACGTCTTCCGGAAAAAGAATCGAATTGAGTCTTGTCTTTCGGGATGAAAGACATCCTTCTGCTTGGAAGGATTTTGTGTATCGAATTTACAGAAAGTTTCGTTATGGAAGATCCAAGGACATTGAAAGTCTCCGCGTTCAATTTTCGAAAACGGGAGAATGGAGCGCGATTCATCTCAAGAATGTCTACGGAGGCGATCAAAGCTTTGACGCCGATCCCGTAAAACATTTGGATTCGATTCTCAAACCGGATCTGTTGAAGCACGATCAAAAAAGACCGATTCTTTATGTGAATACTTGGAATCATATGTTCTCGGAAACCGATCGGAATCCGAATCTTGAAAAAAAAATCTTAACCGAATTCGAAATTCGTTTTGGGACAAGAGAAGATTTAGACGGCTTTTACGGCGGTAAGTAA
- a CDS encoding TetR/AcrR family transcriptional regulator translates to MAQNLEKQSNPYDRLMTSALDLFYHRGYSGTSTNQLIADSGTHKASFYRYFQSKEEIALEYLKLQGENFENGLQRMMERATSWKEFINTWNGVLLKQVKSGRFLGCPVARFINSVEEKNEEFEIVSDKIIEGWIRILESYFESEKRKGNLDSSVNALTSAKKILKLFQGSSQLFRITGKTEYFQELKAEMIEVLSRDRK, encoded by the coding sequence ATGGCTCAGAATTTAGAAAAACAGAGTAATCCTTACGATCGTCTGATGACTTCCGCCTTGGATTTATTCTATCACAGGGGGTATTCCGGGACTTCGACAAACCAGCTGATCGCGGATTCCGGAACCCACAAGGCCAGCTTTTATCGATATTTTCAATCCAAAGAAGAGATCGCTCTCGAATATCTCAAACTGCAAGGGGAAAATTTTGAAAACGGTCTCCAGAGAATGATGGAGCGTGCGACTTCTTGGAAAGAATTTATCAACACTTGGAACGGAGTTCTTCTGAAACAAGTGAAGAGCGGAAGATTTTTAGGTTGTCCGGTCGCGCGTTTTATCAACAGCGTCGAAGAGAAGAACGAAGAATTTGAGATCGTCTCCGACAAAATCATAGAGGGTTGGATTCGTATTCTCGAATCGTATTTCGAATCGGAAAAACGGAAAGGCAACTTGGATTCTTCCGTAAATGCTCTCACGTCCGCCAAAAAAATTCTTAAACTCTTTCAAGGAAGTTCGCAACTCTTTCGAATTACAGGAAAGACGGAGTATTTTCAGGAACTCAAAGCGGAAATGATCGAGGTTTTGAGCCGCGATAGAAAATAG
- a CDS encoding MaoC family dehydratase, translating into MTKVPNKPFAELAPGTPVSKDQVKRNIYGRYLEEFTEGEIFEHPREITIDRAFAQEFATTFMDANPLFLSSAYAQAHGFQDMLVSSLQVFNIALSLGVQNDSEKALANLGYYNVQFLKPVYPGDTLSAKTKILKVDDKGPDKPGIVSVRTICLNQKKELVLQYERKIMIYQSNGKPKGNPKPVVKEAFFPETDAPVIELPSLKFPSEFKSATWSETYFENFKAGQIYIHQNGRTITDEHFPWTYRVGNTHPLHYDKLYSAGISGPMGGEPVVYGGLVFAWLCGMASRDITENMIWDLGFTEGYHTQPSFSGDTVTAITRVLSVEDRGNDFGIPAGAVHLQIIGLKNIKANDAFEKFGEDLFLKENDKKKHGKEKLAEKIFEIERKILVKKKG; encoded by the coding sequence ATGACTAAAGTTCCAAATAAACCTTTTGCAGAACTTGCTCCCGGGACGCCCGTTTCCAAGGATCAAGTAAAAAGAAATATTTACGGAAGATATCTGGAAGAATTTACCGAAGGCGAAATTTTCGAGCACCCAAGAGAAATCACGATCGATCGAGCTTTCGCGCAAGAATTTGCGACTACCTTTATGGACGCAAATCCACTCTTTCTTTCTTCCGCCTACGCTCAGGCACACGGGTTTCAGGATATGCTCGTATCCTCCCTTCAGGTTTTTAATATCGCTCTTTCCCTCGGAGTTCAAAACGATTCCGAAAAGGCCCTCGCGAATCTCGGTTATTACAACGTTCAATTCTTAAAGCCCGTCTACCCGGGGGACACTCTTTCCGCGAAAACAAAAATTCTCAAAGTGGACGACAAAGGACCGGACAAACCGGGAATCGTAAGCGTCCGTACGATTTGTTTAAACCAAAAGAAAGAATTGGTTCTTCAATATGAAAGAAAGATCATGATCTATCAATCCAACGGAAAACCGAAAGGAAATCCGAAACCGGTGGTCAAGGAAGCCTTTTTTCCGGAAACAGACGCGCCGGTAATCGAACTCCCCTCTCTAAAATTTCCGAGCGAATTCAAATCGGCTACCTGGTCTGAAACCTATTTCGAAAATTTCAAAGCTGGACAAATTTATATCCATCAAAACGGAAGAACGATCACGGACGAACATTTCCCTTGGACCTACAGAGTCGGAAACACGCACCCTCTTCACTATGACAAACTCTATTCCGCGGGAATCTCGGGTCCGATGGGCGGAGAGCCGGTCGTCTACGGTGGTCTCGTCTTCGCTTGGTTATGCGGAATGGCTTCCAGAGACATCACGGAAAACATGATCTGGGATCTCGGATTCACCGAAGGATATCACACACAACCTTCTTTTAGCGGAGACACGGTCACGGCGATCACGAGAGTTCTCTCCGTGGAAGACAGAGGAAACGACTTTGGAATTCCCGCCGGAGCCGTTCATCTCCAAATCATCGGTTTGAAAAATATCAAAGCCAACGACGCCTTCGAAAAATTCGGAGAAGATCTGTTCTTAAAAGAAAACGATAAGAAAAAACACGGCAAAGAAAAACTCGCCGAAAAGATTTTCGAGATCGAAAGAAAGATCTTAGTAAAGAAAAAAGGATAA
- a CDS encoding M3 family metallopeptidase: MLPEFKADQPERTKNEILEKIKTIREELPKLLEKKERTYESVIRPLNNLVQEMQIEFTVLSHLNSVRNSKEIQALYTEVLPEITAFYSDLGQNEELNKVYQEILKNEESTLSVPRKKVLKDAIIQFKLSGIGLPQETKKRIQEISIQLSDLDNQFSQNLLDATNAYELILDKKEDVEGIPESDLNSAKTKDGKFRFTLQMPSYIAYMTHGPNRSIRETLYKAYTTKAPQNGKLIESILALRDELAHLLGYPNYVELSLATKVADSGETVLRFLRDLAVEAKPIAQKEFDDLSDFAKTLGIDSLQAYDTAYASEKLLKERFDFDEEQTRPYFEKEKVVSGTFQFLQQLLGLEFKKTSAKVWEEKVQVFDLYKNGILLSRLYLDLEARKDKQGGAWMHNWYSRNRISGEEILPTAFVVCNFPVSTSDSPSLLKHSDVVTFFHEMGHALHHLCTKIEEPPVSGINGVEWDAVEFPSQFLENFATEASVLRIFGKHHITGETIPDSMISKLKETKNFLSAMGIVRQLEFSLFDILIHQKRHSEEEVHQILQDVRKEVSVVIPPSYNRFQNGFSHIFSGGYAAGYYSYKWAEVMSADAFFAFVEKGVFDPDLSGAYFGEILEKGGSENAMVLFKRFLGREPKVSSLLKLYGLKAA; the protein is encoded by the coding sequence ATGTTACCCGAATTCAAAGCAGATCAACCCGAACGAACCAAAAACGAAATCCTTGAGAAAATCAAAACGATCCGAGAGGAACTTCCGAAACTTCTCGAAAAAAAAGAAAGGACTTACGAATCCGTCATTCGTCCTTTGAACAATCTCGTACAAGAAATGCAGATCGAGTTTACGGTTCTTTCTCATCTCAATAGTGTTCGGAATTCGAAAGAAATTCAGGCGCTCTATACCGAAGTCCTCCCGGAGATCACCGCGTTTTATTCCGACCTCGGACAAAACGAAGAACTGAACAAGGTATATCAAGAAATTCTTAAAAACGAAGAATCCACACTGAGCGTTCCTCGGAAAAAAGTTTTGAAAGACGCGATCATCCAATTCAAGTTGAGCGGAATCGGACTTCCGCAAGAAACCAAAAAAAGAATCCAGGAAATCTCCATCCAACTCAGCGACCTTGACAATCAATTCTCTCAAAATCTCTTGGACGCCACCAATGCCTACGAATTGATCCTGGATAAAAAAGAGGACGTGGAAGGAATTCCGGAATCGGACCTGAATTCCGCAAAAACGAAGGACGGAAAGTTTCGATTTACGCTTCAGATGCCGAGTTACATCGCTTATATGACCCACGGTCCCAATCGTTCCATTCGAGAAACCTTATATAAGGCTTACACCACGAAGGCTCCGCAGAATGGAAAGCTCATCGAATCGATCCTCGCGCTCCGGGACGAACTCGCGCATCTTCTCGGTTATCCGAATTACGTGGAACTTTCTCTCGCGACAAAAGTCGCCGATTCCGGAGAAACGGTTCTTCGGTTTTTAAGAGATCTCGCAGTGGAAGCGAAACCGATCGCACAAAAAGAATTCGACGATCTTTCCGATTTTGCAAAAACTTTGGGAATCGATTCTCTCCAAGCGTATGACACTGCTTATGCGAGTGAAAAACTTTTGAAAGAAAGATTCGACTTCGACGAGGAACAGACCCGCCCTTATTTCGAAAAGGAAAAAGTAGTTTCCGGAACATTCCAATTCTTGCAACAACTCCTCGGTTTGGAATTTAAAAAAACCTCCGCAAAAGTTTGGGAAGAAAAAGTGCAGGTTTTCGATCTCTACAAAAACGGGATTCTTCTTTCCCGTTTGTATCTGGACCTCGAAGCCAGAAAGGACAAACAAGGCGGGGCCTGGATGCACAATTGGTATTCCAGAAATCGTATCTCCGGAGAGGAAATTCTTCCCACTGCGTTCGTGGTTTGTAACTTTCCCGTTTCCACTTCCGATTCTCCTTCGCTCTTGAAACACAGCGACGTGGTCACTTTTTTTCACGAGATGGGTCACGCGCTTCATCACCTCTGCACGAAAATCGAAGAACCTCCGGTCAGCGGAATCAACGGTGTGGAATGGGACGCCGTGGAATTTCCATCTCAGTTTCTGGAGAATTTTGCAACCGAAGCGAGCGTTCTTAGAATATTCGGAAAACATCATATAACCGGAGAAACGATTCCGGATTCCATGATTTCAAAGTTGAAAGAAACAAAAAACTTTCTTTCAGCGATGGGAATCGTTAGACAACTCGAGTTCTCTCTTTTCGACATTCTCATCCATCAAAAGCGTCATTCCGAGGAGGAAGTTCATCAAATTCTTCAAGACGTAAGAAAGGAAGTGAGCGTCGTGATTCCTCCTTCTTACAATCGTTTTCAAAACGGATTCTCCCATATTTTTTCCGGAGGTTATGCGGCCGGGTATTACAGTTACAAATGGGCGG